From the genome of Pseudomonas sihuiensis:
CCGAGTCTTTCGAGACCGCCCTCGGCCTGGCCGACGGCATCGCCCTGATCGCTCCCATGGATGATGAGCCGGGCGAAGAGATCATCTTCTCCGCGCGCTTCGCCTGCCCGCACTGCGGCCACTCGATCAGCGAGCTGGAACCCAAGCTGTTCTCCTTCAACAACCCGGCCGGCGCCTGCCCGACCTGCGACGGCCTGGGCGTGAAGCAGTTCTTCGACGTCAAACGCCTGGTCAATGGCGAACTGACCCTGGCCGAAGGCGCCATACGCGGCTGGGACAGACGCAACGTCTACTACTTCCAGATGCTCGGTTCGCTGGCCGCGCACTATGGCTTCAGCCTCGAAGAGCCCTTCGACGACCTGGCCGCCGAACACCAGAAAGTCATCCTGTTCGGCAGCGGTACGCAGAGCGTCGACTTCAAGTACCTCAACGACCGTGGCGACATCGTCAAACGCTCGCACCCCTTCGAGGGCATCATTCCCAACCTCGAGCGCCGCTACCGTGAGACCGAGTCGGCCAGCGTGCGCGAGGAGTTGGCCAAGTTCCTCAGCACCCAGCCCTGCCCCGATTGCCGGGGCACGCGCCTGCGCCGCGAAGCGCGGCATGTCTGGGTCGGCGAAAAGACCCTACCGGCGGTGACCGGCTTGCCGGTCGGCGACGCCTGCGATTACGTGGCCAACCTGCACCTGACCGGCCGCCGCGGCGAGATCGCCGAGAAGATCCTCAAGGAAATCCGCGAACGCTTGCAGTTCCTGGTCAACGTCGGCCTCGACTACCTGACCCTGGATCGCAGCGCCGACACCCTGTCCGGCGGCGAAGCGCAGCGCATCCGCCTGGCCAGCCAGATCGGCGCCGGCCTGGTGGGCGTGATGTACATCCTCGATGAGCCCTCCATCGGCCTGCACCAGCGCGACAACGAGCGCCTGCTGGGCACCCTCAACCACCTGCGCAACCTGGGCAATACGGTGATCGTGGTCGAGCACGACGAAGACGCCATCCGCATGGCCGATTACGTGGTCGATATCGGCCCGGGCGCCGGCGTGCATGGCGGCCGCATCGTCGCCGAAGGCACGCCGGACGAGGTGATGAATCACCCCGACTCGCTGACCGGCAAATACCTGTCCGGCCGTGAGAAGATCCGCTATCCGGCGCAGCGCACCCCGCGTGACAAGAAGAAACTGCTCAAGCTCAAGGGCGCACGGGGCAACAACCTGCGCAATGTCGATCTGGAGATTCCGGTAGGTCTGCTCACCTGCGTCACCGGCGTGTCCGGCTCGGGCAAGTCGACGCTGATCAACAACACCCTGTTCCCGCTCACTGCTACGGCACTGAACGGTGCGACCACCCTGGAAGCGGCGCCGCACGACTCCTTCGACGGCCTGCAGCACCTGGACAAGGTGGTCGACATAGACCAGAGCCCGATCGGCCGCACGCCGCGCTCCAACCCGGCTACCTACACAGGTCTGTTCACACCGATCCGCGAACTCTTCGCCGGTGTGCCGGAATCGCGCTCGCGCGGTTATGGCCCGGGCCGCTTCAGCTTCAACGTCAAAGGCGGGCGCTGCGAGGCGTGCCAGGGCGACGGCGTGATCAAGGTGGAAATGCACTTTCTGCCGGACATCTACGTGCCGTGCGACGTGTGCAAGGGCAAGCGCTACAACCGCGAAACTCTGGAAGTGAAGTACAAGGGCAAGAGCATCACTGAAGTGCTGGACATGACCATCGAGGAAGCTCGCGCCTTCTTCGACGCCGTACCGGCCATCGCCCGCAAGCTGCAGACACTGATGGACGTCGGTCTGTCCTACATCAAGCTGGGCCAGAGCGCGACCACCCTGTCTGGCGGCGAGGCGCAGCGGGTCAAGCTGAGTCGCGAACTGAGCAAGCGCGATACCGGCAAGACCCTGTATATCCTCGACGAACCGACCACCGGCCTGCACTTCGCCGATATCCAGCAACTGCTCGATGTGCTGCACCGCCTGCGCGACCACGGCAATACCGTGGTAGTGATCGAGCACAACCTGGACGTGATCAAGACCGCCGACTGGCTGGTGGATCTCGGCCCCGAGGGCGGCTCCAACGGCGGCATGATCATCGCCACCGGCACACCGGAGGACGTGGCCGACAACCCGGCATCACACACCGGACACTTCCTCAAACCGTTGCTGGAACGCGACCGCGCCTGAAACGAAAGAGCCCCGCAGATGCGGGGCTCTTTTTTGGCAGGCCAGCTTACATCTGACTTTGTAGGTACTTCTCCAGCCCCAGCTTGTCAATCAGCTGCAACTGAATCTCCAGCCAGTAGGCGTGGTCTTCCTCGGTGTCCTTGAGCTGGACCAGAAGGATGTCGCGGGTTTGGTAATCCTGGTGCTTCTCGCACAGCTCGATGCCCTTGCTCAGGGCCGCGCGCACTTCGTACTCCAGGGCCAGATCCAGCTTCAGTGCCTCGGGTACGGTCTGCCCGAACGTGAAAGCGTTGGGCACCATGTCCGGCACACCCTCGAGGAAGATGATGCGCTTGAGCAACGCATCGGCGTGCTGGGTTTCCTCTTCCATCTCGTGATTGATGCGCTCGTAGAGCTTGCTGAAGCCCCAGTCCTCATACAGCCGCGAATGAATGAAGTACTGGTCGCGCGCAGCCAGCTCGCCCTTGAGCAGGTGCTTGAGATAGTCGATGACTTCGGTATGGCCTTTCATGCCGGCAATCCTTGTTGCATTCGTGAGCAGGGGGCAATGCTCCGCCTGACGCCCGGTTCGGTCAAGCAAAAGCACAACGCCTCCACGAGGGAGGCGTTGCGGTTTAACGACGCACCATCGGTGCGCGGGTCAGACTCAAGCCAGATCGAAACGATCCAGGTTCATCACCTTGACCCAAGCGGCGACGAAGTCCTTGACCAGCTTCTCCTTGCCGTCAGCACTGGCATAGACCTCGGCGTAGGCGCGCAGCACCGAGTTGGAGCCGAACACCAGGTCGTTGCGGGTGGCGGTGTATTTCACCTGGCCATCCTTGCGTGTACGCCCTTCGAAGACTTCGTTGCTGTCATCGGCTGCCTTCCATACGGTGCCCATATCCAGCAGGTTGACGAAGAAATCGTTGGACAGCACACCGACCTTGTCGGTGAACACGCCATGCTGACTGCCATCGTAGTTGGCGCCCAGCACACGCAGACCGCCGACCAGCGCAGTCATCTCCGGCGCGGTCAGTGTCAGCAACTGCGCCTTGTCGATCAGCATCGCCTCGGTGGGCACGCCCAGGTTGCCTTTGCTGTAGTTGCGGAAACCGTCGGCAGCAGACTCCAGCACATCGAAGGAGTCGACATCAGTCTGATCCTGACGCGCATCGACCCGGCCCGGCGCGAAGGGTACGTCTACGCTCACACCGGCAGCCTTGGCGGCCAGTTCGACACCGACATTACCGGCCAGCACGATCACATCGGCCAGTGAGGCCTTGCCGGATGCCTGCTGGATTTCCACCAGTTTCGGCAGCGCCTTGATCGCCCGCTGGTTGGCGGCCCAATCCTTCTGCGGCGCCAGAGCCAGGCGCGCACCGTTGGCACCACCGCGCTTGTCGCCACCGCGGAAGGTCGAGGCCGAAGCCCAGGCCACGGACACCAGATCACCCACCGACAGCCCGGATGCCGCAATCTTCGCTTTCAGATCGGCAATATCGGCAGCGCTCGGGTTGTGGATGGCAGCGGGCAGCGGGTCTTGCCAGATCAGGTCCTCTTTCGGCACTTCCGGCCCCAGGTAGCGGGCTTTCGGCCCCATGTCGCGGTGGGTCAGCTTGTACCAGGCGCGCGCGAAGGCATCGGCGAAGGCCTGCGGATCTTCATAGAAGCGCTTGGAAATCTTGCCGAACTCCGGATCGAAACGCAGAGTCAGGTCGGTGGTGAGCATGGTCGGCTTGTGGAATTTACCCGGCACGTGCGCATCCGGGATGATCTCCGGCGCGTCCTTGGCCACCCACTGCTTGGCACCGGCGGGGGACTTGGTCAGTTCCCATTCGAACTTGAACAGGTTCTCGAAGAAATTGTTGCTCCACAGCGCCGGAGTCTTCGTCCAGGTCACTTCCAGGCCACTGGAAACCGTGTCCTTGCCAAAGCCACTGCCGAAGTTGCTGGTCCAACCCAGCCCCTGAGCTTCGATAGGTCCAGCCTCGGGCTCCGGCCCTTTGTGCGACTCCGGCGCCGCGCCGTGTGCCTTGCCGAAGGTGTGGCCGCCAGCGATCAAGGCGACGATTTCTTCGTCGTCCATCGCCATGCGATAGAAGGTGGCGCGAATGTCCTTGGCCGCTAACATATAGTCGCCGCTGGCATTGGGACCTTCCGGGTTCACGTAGATCAGCCCCATGTGGGTGGCGCCAAAGGGTGCGGTCAGCTCGCGTTCATCATTGACGCGCTTGGGATCGACACCCAGCCAGGCGACTTCGGCGCCCCAGTTGACGTCCTGATCCGGTTCCCATACGTCTTCGCGACCGGCACCGAAGCCGAAGGTGCGAAAACCCATGGATTCCAGCGCGACGTTGCCGGCGAGAATGTATAGATCGGCCCAGGAAATGGACTGGCCATACTTCTGCTTGATCGGCCACAGCAGGCGACGCGACTTGTCGATGTTGACGTTGTCCGGCCAGGAGTTGAGCGGCGCGAAACGCTGCTGACCACGGCCGCCACCACCACGGCCATCGGTGGTGCGATAGGTGCCAGCAGAGTGCCAGGCCATGCGGATGAATTGCGGACCGTAGTGGCCGAAGTCGGCAGGCCACCAGTCCTGGCTGTCGGTCATCAGTCTGACCAGGTCGGCCTTGAGCGCCTTGTAATCGAGCTTCTTGAAGGCTTCGGCGTAGTTGAATGTTTCACCCAGCGGATTGGATCGGTCGGAATGCTGATTGAGCAAATCAACACGCAGCTGATTCGGCCACCAATCTTTGTTGGTCGTGCCACCACCAGCGACGTGGTTGAACGGACATTTACCTTGGTTCGACATGGTTCTCTCCTTCTCCTCATCGGGTCGGTCCCAGCGAGTGCGACCGACAATGGGACAAGCCTAGACCCGCTTCGCCAGCCGAACCAATTCATGAAGCATAACGGCGCAATAGTTATTTTCTTTCATGAGCCAAACACCCTGCGCACGGCCCCAGAAAACGCCAACAGCACCCAGTACGCGCTCCAACGCAATAAATTCAGGCAACAAAAAACCGGGCACTAGGCCCGGTCTCTTGTACAACCAGCAACTTACTCGGCAGCTTCTACCGAACCGCCGACCGGACGGTCGACCAGTTCAACGTAAGCCATCGGAGCGTTGTCGCCAGCGCGGAAACCGCACTTGAGAATGCGCAGGTAGCCGCCGTTACGGGTGGCGTAGCGCTTGCCCAGATCGTTGAACAGCTTGCCGACGATGGCTTTCGAACGGGTACGGTCGAAGGCCAGACGACGGTTGGCAACGCTGTCTTCCTTGGCCAGGGTGATCAGCGGCTCGGCAACGCGACGCAGTTCCTTGGCTTTCGGCAGGGTAGTTTTGATCAGCTCGTGCTCGAACAGCGAGACCGCCATGTTCTGGAACATGGCCTTGCGGTGAGCGCTGGTGCGGCTGAGGTGACGGCCACTTTTACGATGACGCATGGTTCAATTCCTTACCAAACTTGTTCGTTCGGTGATGATGACGATCAGGCAGTGGCCTTATCGTCTTTCTTCAGACTTGCCGGCGGCCAGTTGTCGAGGCGCATACCGAGGGACAGACCACGAGAAGCCAGAACATCCTTGATTTCGGTCAGGGATTTCTTGCCCAGGTTCGGGGTTTTGAGCAGCTCTACTTCGGTGCGCTGAATCAGATCACCGATGTAGTAGATGTTCTCTGCCTTGAGGCAGTTGGCCGAACGTACGGTCAGTTCCAGGTCATCGACAGGACGCAGCAGGATCGGATCGATCTCGTCTTCCTGCTCGACCACCACTGGCTCACTGTCACCTTTGAGGTCGACGAACGCGGCCAGCTGCTGCTGCAGGATGGTCGCGGCACGACGGATAGCCTCTTCAGGGTCTAGGGTACCGTTGGTTTCCAGGTCGATAACCAGTTTGTCCAGGTTGGTGCGCTGCTCGACACGGGCGTTTTCCACCACGTAAGCAACCCGACGCACAGGGCTGAACGAAGCATCCAGCTGCAAGCGACCAATGCTGCGGCTTTCATCTTCGTCGCTCTGACGCGCGTCAGCCGGCTCATAGCCGCGACCACGAGCCACGGTGAGCTTCATGTTCAGCGCGCCATTGGAAGCCAGGTTGGCGATTACGTGGTCGCCATTGACGATTTCGACATCGTGATCCAGCTGAATATCGGCAGCGGTAACTACGCCCGGGCCCTTCTTAGCCAGAGTCAGGGTCACTTCGTCACGGCCGTGCAGCTTGATAGCCAGACCTTTCAGGTTGAGCAGGATCTCGATGACATCTTCCTGCACACCTTCGATCGCGGAGTACTCATGGAGTACGCCATCGATCTCGGCCTCGACTACTGCACAGCCAGGCATGGAGGACAACAGGATGCGACGCAGCGCGTTGCCCAGGGTATGGCCAAAGCCACGCTCGAGAGGCTCGAGGGTGATCTTGGCGCGGGTCGGACTGACCTCCTGCACATCGATGTGACGGGGGGTCAGGAACTCATTTACCGAAATCTGCATGGATGCACCTATTTTCTAGCCCTTACTTGGAGTAGAGCTCGACAATCAGGCTCTCGTTGATGTCAGCGGACAGATCGCCACGAGCCGGTACGTTCTTGAACACACCAGACTTCTTCTCGGCGTCTACTTCTACCCACTCAACACGGCCACGCTGGGCGCAGAGCTCGAGAGCCTGAGCGATGCGCAGCTGATTGCGCGATTTCTCGCGAACAGCAACGACGTCGCCAGCCTTAACTTGGTAGGACGGTACGTTTACGGTCTGACCGTTGACGCTGATCGCTTTGTGCGAAACCAGCTGACGGGACTCGGCACGAGTAGCGCCAAAACCCATACGGTAAACCACGTTGTCCAGACGGCACTCCAGCAGTTGCAGCAGATTTTCGCCGGTGGCGCCTTTCTGGCTGGCAGCTTGCTTGTAGTAACCGCTGAATTGACGCTCCAGTACGCCGTAGATACGACGAACTTTTTGCTTCTCACGCAGCTGGGTGCCGTAGTCGGACTGACGGCCACGGCGCTGGCCGTGGATACCCGGGGCTGCTTCGATGTTGCACTTAGATTCAAGCGCGCGAACACCACTCTTCAGAAAGAGATCGGTGCCTTCACGACGAGACAGTTTGCACTTGGGACCAATGTAACGAGCCATTTCTCACTGTCTCCTGATTACACGCGACGCTTCTTCGGCGGACGGCACCCGTTGTGCGGGATTGGCGTCACGTCGGTGATGCTGGCGATTTTGTAGCCGCAGGCGTTCAGAGCACGCACGGCGGATTCGCGACCTGGGCCTGGACCTTTGACGTTGACGTCGAGGTTCTTCAGACCGTATTCCAGTGCAGCCTGACCAGCGCGCTCGGCGGCGATCTGGGCAGCGAACGGAGTGGACTTACGCGAGCCGCGGAAACCCGAACCACCGGAGGTAGCCCAGGACAGGGCGTTACCCTGACGGTCGGTAATGGTCACGATAGTGTTGTTGAAAGACGCGTGGATATGGGCGATGCCATCAACCACCGTCTTTTTGACTTTTTTACGAGTACGAGCAGCAGGTTTTGCCATGACTAAATTCCTGTCGATTCGCGAATGCGATTACTTGCGGATCGGCTTACGCGGGCCCTTACGGGTGCGAGCGTTGGTCTTGGTACGCTGACCGCGGACCGGCAGACCTTTACGATGACGCAGGCCACGGTAGCAACCCAGATCCATCAAGCGCTTGATCTTCATATTCACTTCACGACGCAGGTCGCCTTCGGTATTCACCTTGGCTACTTCGCCACGCAGCTGTTCGATCTGCTCGTCAGTCAGATCCTTGATTTTCGCAGCCGGGTTTACACCGGTAGCGGCACAGATTTTCTGTGCAGTGGTGCGACCAACACCGAAGATGTAGGTCAGCGAGATAACAGTGTGCTTGTTATCCGGAATGTTAACGCCTGCAATACGGGCCATTCAGTGGAACTCCAATTGACAGCTACCTACGCCCCGGAAGCCAAGAAATAGGGCGCGAGATATTAACGCTGTAATAACAAATAATCAACCCGGCAGCGCACTAGCTGCCGGGCTTATCACGCGTGGTTCACACTCAGCCTTGGCGCTGCTTGTGACGCGGCTCTGCGCTGCAGATCACCCGCACGACACCTTCGCGACGGATAATTTTGCAGTTACGGCACAGCTTTTTCACCGATGCACGAACTTTCATTACCAACTCCTCGAACCTTACGGGTGGATCAGCGGAGCATGCCGCTGCCATAGCCCTTCAGGTTGGCTTTCTTCATCAGGGAATCGTACTGGTGAGACACGAGGTGCGATTGCACTTGGGACATGAAGTCCATGACAACCACGACCACGATCAGCAACGAGGTCCCGCCAAGGTAGAACGGAACGTTGGCCGCAACCACCAGGAACTGGGGCAGCAGGCACACGGCCGTCATGTAAAGAGCACCGAACATGGTCAAGCGGGTCAGAACGCCATCGATATAGCGTGCAGACTGCTCGCCCGGACGGATGCCCGGAATAAAGGCACCGGACTTCTTCAGGTTTTCCGCTACGTCTTTCGGGTTGAACATCAGCGCTGTGTAGAAGAAGCAGAAGAAAATGATCCCTGCACTAAACAGCAGAATGTTCAACGGCTGACCAGGAGCGATAGCCTGCGAAATGTCCTGCAGCCAGCCCAAACCCTCGGACTGACCAAACCAGGCACCCAGCGAGGCCGGGAACAGCAGAAGGCTGCTGGCGAAGATGGCCGGGATTACGCCCGCCATGTTCACCTTCAACGGCAGGTGGCTGGTCTGCGCAGCGAAGACCTTGCGGCCCTGCTGACGCTTGGCATAGTGCACCGCAATGCGACGCTGACCACGCTCAATGAACACCACGAAACCGATGATCGCTACTGCCAACAGGCCGATGGCGATCAGAGCGAAGATGTTGATATCGCCCTGACGAGCAGACTCGAAAGACTGCCCGATTGCCGACGGCAGACCGGCCACGATGCCTGCAAAAATCAGCATCGAGATACCGTTGCCGACACCGCGCTCGGTGATTTGCTCGCCCAGCCACATCATGAACATCGCGCCCGCCACGAAAGTGGTGATCGCCACGAAGTGGAAGCCGAAATCGCCCGAGAACGCAACGCCCTGACTAGCCAGACCAACGGACATACCGATAGCCTGAACGAACGCCAGAACGAGAGTGCCGTAGCGGGTGTACTGGCTGATCTTGCGACGGCCAGCTTCACCTTCCTTCTTCAACTGTTCCAGCTGCGGGCTGACAGCG
Proteins encoded in this window:
- the rplQ gene encoding 50S ribosomal protein L17; the encoded protein is MRHRKSGRHLSRTSAHRKAMFQNMAVSLFEHELIKTTLPKAKELRRVAEPLITLAKEDSVANRRLAFDRTRSKAIVGKLFNDLGKRYATRNGGYLRILKCGFRAGDNAPMAYVELVDRPVGGSVEAAE
- the uvrA gene encoding excinuclease ABC subunit UvrA, with product MDKILIRGARTHNLKNIDLTLPRDKLIVITGLSGSGKSSLAFDTLYAEGQRRYVESLSAYARQFLSMMEKPDVDTIEGLSPAISIEQKSTSHNPRSTVGTITEIYDYLRLLYARAGIPRCPDHDVPLEAQTVSQMVDQVLALPEGRKLMLLAPVVRERKGEHLSVFEELRAQGFVRARVNGKLFELDELPKLDKQKKHSIDVVVDRFKVREDLQQRLAESFETALGLADGIALIAPMDDEPGEEIIFSARFACPHCGHSISELEPKLFSFNNPAGACPTCDGLGVKQFFDVKRLVNGELTLAEGAIRGWDRRNVYYFQMLGSLAAHYGFSLEEPFDDLAAEHQKVILFGSGTQSVDFKYLNDRGDIVKRSHPFEGIIPNLERRYRETESASVREELAKFLSTQPCPDCRGTRLRREARHVWVGEKTLPAVTGLPVGDACDYVANLHLTGRRGEIAEKILKEIRERLQFLVNVGLDYLTLDRSADTLSGGEAQRIRLASQIGAGLVGVMYILDEPSIGLHQRDNERLLGTLNHLRNLGNTVIVVEHDEDAIRMADYVVDIGPGAGVHGGRIVAEGTPDEVMNHPDSLTGKYLSGREKIRYPAQRTPRDKKKLLKLKGARGNNLRNVDLEIPVGLLTCVTGVSGSGKSTLINNTLFPLTATALNGATTLEAAPHDSFDGLQHLDKVVDIDQSPIGRTPRSNPATYTGLFTPIRELFAGVPESRSRGYGPGRFSFNVKGGRCEACQGDGVIKVEMHFLPDIYVPCDVCKGKRYNRETLEVKYKGKSITEVLDMTIEEARAFFDAVPAIARKLQTLMDVGLSYIKLGQSATTLSGGEAQRVKLSRELSKRDTGKTLYILDEPTTGLHFADIQQLLDVLHRLRDHGNTVVVIEHNLDVIKTADWLVDLGPEGGSNGGMIIATGTPEDVADNPASHTGHFLKPLLERDRA
- the rpsK gene encoding 30S ribosomal protein S11, with the translated sequence MAKPAARTRKKVKKTVVDGIAHIHASFNNTIVTITDRQGNALSWATSGGSGFRGSRKSTPFAAQIAAERAGQAALEYGLKNLDVNVKGPGPGRESAVRALNACGYKIASITDVTPIPHNGCRPPKKRRV
- a CDS encoding DNA-directed RNA polymerase subunit alpha; this encodes MQISVNEFLTPRHIDVQEVSPTRAKITLEPLERGFGHTLGNALRRILLSSMPGCAVVEAEIDGVLHEYSAIEGVQEDVIEILLNLKGLAIKLHGRDEVTLTLAKKGPGVVTAADIQLDHDVEIVNGDHVIANLASNGALNMKLTVARGRGYEPADARQSDEDESRSIGRLQLDASFSPVRRVAYVVENARVEQRTNLDKLVIDLETNGTLDPEEAIRRAATILQQQLAAFVDLKGDSEPVVVEQEDEIDPILLRPVDDLELTVRSANCLKAENIYYIGDLIQRTEVELLKTPNLGKKSLTEIKDVLASRGLSLGMRLDNWPPASLKKDDKATA
- the rpmJ gene encoding 50S ribosomal protein L36: MKVRASVKKLCRNCKIIRREGVVRVICSAEPRHKQRQG
- the secY gene encoding preprotein translocase subunit SecY encodes the protein MAKQGALSALAGGGLSELWARLRFLFLAIIVYRIGAHIPVPGINPDRLADLFRQNEGTILSLFNMFSGGALERMSIFALGIMPYISASIIMQLMTAVSPQLEQLKKEGEAGRRKISQYTRYGTLVLAFVQAIGMSVGLASQGVAFSGDFGFHFVAITTFVAGAMFMMWLGEQITERGVGNGISMLIFAGIVAGLPSAIGQSFESARQGDINIFALIAIGLLAVAIIGFVVFIERGQRRIAVHYAKRQQGRKVFAAQTSHLPLKVNMAGVIPAIFASSLLLFPASLGAWFGQSEGLGWLQDISQAIAPGQPLNILLFSAGIIFFCFFYTALMFNPKDVAENLKKSGAFIPGIRPGEQSARYIDGVLTRLTMFGALYMTAVCLLPQFLVVAANVPFYLGGTSLLIVVVVVMDFMSQVQSHLVSHQYDSLMKKANLKGYGSGMLR
- the bfr gene encoding bacterioferritin, producing the protein MKGHTEVIDYLKHLLKGELAARDQYFIHSRLYEDWGFSKLYERINHEMEEETQHADALLKRIIFLEGVPDMVPNAFTFGQTVPEALKLDLALEYEVRAALSKGIELCEKHQDYQTRDILLVQLKDTEEDHAYWLEIQLQLIDKLGLEKYLQSQM
- the rpsM gene encoding 30S ribosomal protein S13 — protein: MARIAGVNIPDNKHTVISLTYIFGVGRTTAQKICAATGVNPAAKIKDLTDEQIEQLRGEVAKVNTEGDLRREVNMKIKRLMDLGCYRGLRHRKGLPVRGQRTKTNARTRKGPRKPIRK
- the rpsD gene encoding 30S ribosomal protein S4; amino-acid sequence: MARYIGPKCKLSRREGTDLFLKSGVRALESKCNIEAAPGIHGQRRGRQSDYGTQLREKQKVRRIYGVLERQFSGYYKQAASQKGATGENLLQLLECRLDNVVYRMGFGATRAESRQLVSHKAISVNGQTVNVPSYQVKAGDVVAVREKSRNQLRIAQALELCAQRGRVEWVEVDAEKKSGVFKNVPARGDLSADINESLIVELYSK
- the katG gene encoding catalase/peroxidase HPI, translating into MSNQGKCPFNHVAGGGTTNKDWWPNQLRVDLLNQHSDRSNPLGETFNYAEAFKKLDYKALKADLVRLMTDSQDWWPADFGHYGPQFIRMAWHSAGTYRTTDGRGGGGRGQQRFAPLNSWPDNVNIDKSRRLLWPIKQKYGQSISWADLYILAGNVALESMGFRTFGFGAGREDVWEPDQDVNWGAEVAWLGVDPKRVNDERELTAPFGATHMGLIYVNPEGPNASGDYMLAAKDIRATFYRMAMDDEEIVALIAGGHTFGKAHGAAPESHKGPEPEAGPIEAQGLGWTSNFGSGFGKDTVSSGLEVTWTKTPALWSNNFFENLFKFEWELTKSPAGAKQWVAKDAPEIIPDAHVPGKFHKPTMLTTDLTLRFDPEFGKISKRFYEDPQAFADAFARAWYKLTHRDMGPKARYLGPEVPKEDLIWQDPLPAAIHNPSAADIADLKAKIAASGLSVGDLVSVAWASASTFRGGDKRGGANGARLALAPQKDWAANQRAIKALPKLVEIQQASGKASLADVIVLAGNVGVELAAKAAGVSVDVPFAPGRVDARQDQTDVDSFDVLESAADGFRNYSKGNLGVPTEAMLIDKAQLLTLTAPEMTALVGGLRVLGANYDGSQHGVFTDKVGVLSNDFFVNLLDMGTVWKAADDSNEVFEGRTRKDGQVKYTATRNDLVFGSNSVLRAYAEVYASADGKEKLVKDFVAAWVKVMNLDRFDLA